DNA sequence from the Pseudophryne corroboree isolate aPseCor3 chromosome 6, aPseCor3.hap2, whole genome shotgun sequence genome:
CAATATCAGGCCGCTTTTATCGGCTTCTAATTGGATACCTCCCATAGACAGAATGAGCGGCGCAAGTTACTTTTGCGCACGTGTGAACCATTGATGTATTCTTACAAATCATTGATGGACCATGAACCACTGTACTGTGTACCTGGATTCGTCCTTAACAGCAGTGACTCCAGGAACTCATCCCGATGCCTCCTGAGCACAGGAGAAGCCGCCTACCCGCCTATGCAGATAGACTGGGCAGGGATGGGCTACTGACACCTGGGCTTGTAGAGCCAGCTATAGAGCGAGGCAGGCCACTCCGGCACATTGATGTGTAAGAGGGAGCCGCAGGCCGACAGCGTACTAGCTCTGCGTAGCAGTGTGTAAGGGAGAAAGGACAGCCACCAGGCCCACGTCCAACATCACTGGCGGAAAGCCAAATCTCCACCATCAATGGTCAATAGCCGCAGATGGTCGTCCCTAGGTCATACAGCCCGGTAGCACTTACCCTCGTGTATCAgactgctatttccctatagagtgtaagcctgcgagcagggccctctgccctcTCTGTCATTACCCAGTCTTGTTCTATCACTGTGTGTTCCCTGTTGTGCAGCGCAGTACAAACATGCTGGTGCTATGTAACAAATAAATACACTGTGACCACAACACAGTCATACACCTCACGGGGTATGGGAAATTACCAGCTagtggaaattatatatatatatatatatatatatatatatatatatatatacacacacacacacagtgcagaggATAACGAGTATTATGAGTGCTCCTCACCTGCTGGCTGCCCCCGGGGGCTGTCACACCGCTGGGGAGAGCTCAACCCCCGCCATGGCCGGTTACACGGTCCCCCCAGCAGCCGCAGACTCCTCACAGGCCGCCGGCCGGGCGCCCCTCCATTTGTGGCTGCAACTGCCGCCGGGCACTTCGCGCTCCCGCCCCTCTTGGCCGCCGTACATCCCCAGACGTCACTGTGTGAGCGGGCGGCGCAGGCGCACTGACACCCGGGACCCACACTGCGCTATGGGTCGGTCAAACAAGAGTGAGAGAGGTCCCGGTGTCACACGCCCGGGAGGTGACGGTGACCGGAGGGGTGAGAAACGAAGCTGCCCCAGTGACTGGTATCCGGAtcactatttgcgcatgcgcagcccgGCAGTCGCACACTGATTGCGTTCTCTGACAGCGGCTCATGCGTATGACGTCATTGGCTGGGAGGTGACCGTTCTGCCGCTGACTGAAAGTGACGGAAAGCCCGGATGTAAGCGGGAGACACCGAGCGAGCACCGGTAACCGGGGAGGGGGATGACTACCCCTGCACTTCACCCCCCAGTAACTGCCCCATTACCCTGCACTCCACCCTCCCAGTAACTGCCCCACTATCCCTGCACTCCACCCTCTCAGTAACTGCCCCACTACCCCTGCACTCCACCCTCTCAGTAACTGCCCCACTACCCCTGCACTCCACCCTCTCAGTAACTGCCCCACAACCCCTGCACTCCACCCTCTGTTACTGCCCCACAACCCCTGCATTCCACCCTCCCAGTAACTGCCCCATTACCCCTGCACTCCACCCTCTCAGTAACTGCCCCACTACCCCTGCACTCCACCCTCCCAGTAACTGCCCCATTACCCCTGCACTCCACCCTCTCAGTAACTGCTCCACTACCCCTGCACTCCACCCTCTCAGTAACTGCCCCACTACCCCTGCACTCCACCCTCCCAGTAACTGCCCCATTACCCCTGCACTCCACCCTCTCAGTAACTGCTCCACTACCCCTGCACTCCACCCTCTCAGTAACTGCCCCACTACCCCTGCACTCCACCCTCTCAGTAACTGCCCCACTACCCCTGCACTCCACCCTCTCAGTAACTGCCCCACTACCCCTGCACTCCACCCTCTCAGTAACTGCCCCATTACCCTGCACTCCACCCTCTCAGTAACTGCCCCTGCACTCCACCCTCCCAGTAACTGGCCCACTACCCCTGCACTCCACCCTCCCAGTAACTGCCCCACTACCCCTGCGCTCCACCCTCTCAGTAACTGCCCCACTACCCCTGCGCTCCACCCTCTCAGTAACTGCCCCACTACCCCTGCGCTCCACCCTCTCAGTAACTGCCCCACTACCCCTGCGCTCCACCCTCCCAGTAACTGCCCCACAACCCCTGCACTCCACCCTCCCAGTAACTGCCCCACAACCCCTGCACTCCACCCTCTCAGTAACTGCCCCACTACCCCTGCACTCCACCCTCCCAGTAACTGCCCCACAACCCCTGCACTCCACCCTCTCAGTAACTGCCCCACTACCCCTGCGCTCCACCCTCCCAGTAACTGCCCCACAACCCCTGCACTCCACCCTCTCAGTAACTGCCCCACTACCCCTGCACTCCTCCCTCCCAGTAACTGGCCCACTACCCCTGCACTCCACCCTCCCAGTAACTGGCCCACTACCCCTGCACTCCACCCTCCCAGTAACTGCCCCACTACCCCTGCACTCCACCCTCCCAGTAACTGCCCCACTACCCCTGCACTCCACCCTCCCAGTAACTGCCCCACTACCCCTGCGCTCCACCCTCCCAGTAACTGGCCCACTACCCCTGCGCTCCACCCTCTCAGTAACTGCCCCACAACCCCTGCGCTCCACCCTCCCAGTAACTGCCCCACTACCCCTGAACTCCACCCTCCCAGTAACTGCCCCACTACCCCTGCACTCCACCCTCCCAGTAACTGCCCCACTACCCCTGCACTCCACCCTCCCAGTAACTGCCCCACTACCCCTGCACTCCACCCTCCCAGTAACTGGCCCACTACCCCTGCGCTCCACCCTCCCAGTAACTGGCCCACTACCCCTGCGCTCCACCCTCTCAGTAACTGCCCCACTACCCCTGCGCTCCACCCTCTCAGTAACTGCCCCACTACCCCTGCGCTCCACCCTCCCAGTAACTGCCCCACAACCCCTGCACTCCACCCTCTCAGTAACTGCCCCACTACCCCTGTACTCCACCCTCCCAGTAACTGCCCCACAACCCCTGCACTCCACCCTCTCAGTAACTGCCCCACTACCCCTGCGCTCCACCGTCCCAGTAACTGCCCCACAACCCCTGCACTCCACCCTCTCAGTAACTGCCCCACTACCCCTGCACTCCTCCCTCCCAGTAACTGGCCCACTACCCCTGCACTCCACCCTCCCAGTAACTGGCCCACTACCCCTGCACTCCACCCTCCCAGTAACTGCCCCACTACCCCTGCACTCCACCCTCCCAGTAACTGCCCCACTACCCCTGCACTCCACCCTCCCAGTAACTGCCCCACTACCCCTGCACTCCACCCTCCCAGTAACTGCCCCACAACCCCTGCACTCCACCCTCTCAGTAACTGCCCCACTACCCCTGAACTCCACCCTCCCAGTAACTGCCCCACTACCCCTGCACTCCACCCTCCCAGTAACTGCCCCACTACCCCTGCACTCCACCCTCCCAGTAACTGCCCCACTACCCCTGCACTCCACCCTCCCAGTAACTGCCCCACTACCCCTGCACTCCACCCTCCCAGTAACTGCCCCACTACCCCTGCACTCCACCCTCCCAGTAAATGGCCCACTACCCCTGTACTCCACCCTCCCAGTAACTGGCCCACTACCCCTGCACTCCACCCTCCCAGTAACTGGCTCACTACCCCTGCACTCCACCCTCTCAGTAACTGGCCCACTACCCCTGCACTCCACCCTCCCAGTAACTGGCCCACTACCCCTGCACTCCACCCTCTCAGTAACTGGCCCACTACCCCTGCACTCCACCCTCTCAGTAACTGGCCCACTACCCCTGCACTCCACCCTCCCAGTAACTGGCCCACTACCCCTGCACTCCACCCTCCCAGTAACTGGCCCACTACCCCTGCACTCCACCCTCCCAGTAACTGGCCCACTACCCCTGCACTCCACCCTCTCAGTAACTGGCCCACTACCCCTGCACTCCACCCTCCCAGTAACTTCCCCATTACCCTGCACTCCACCCTCCCAGTAACTTCCCCATTACCCTGCACTCCACCCTCTCAGTAACTGCCCCACTACCCCTGCACTCCACCCTCCCAGTAACTGGCCCACTACCCCTGCACTCCACCCTCCCAGTAACTGGCCCACTACCCCTGCACTCCACCCTCCCAGTAACTGGCCCACTACCCCTGCACTCCACCCTCCCAGTAACTGGCCCACTACCCCTGCACTCCACCCTCCCAGTAACTGGCCCACTACCCCTGCACTCCACCCTCTCAGTAACTGGCCCACTACCCCTGCACTCCACCCTCCCAGTAACTGGCCCACTACCCCTGCACTCCACCCTCCCAGTAACTGGCCCACTACCCCTGCACTCCACCCTCCCAGTAACTGGCCCACTACCCCTGCACTCCACCCTCCCAGTAACTGGCCCACTACCCCTGCACTCCACCCTCCCAGCAACTGGCCCACTACCCCTGCACTCCACCCTCCCAGTAACTGGCCCACTACCCCTGCACTCCACCCTCCCAGTAACTGGCCCACTACTCTGCACTCCACCCTCCCAGTAATTGCCCCACTACCCCTGCACTCCACCCTCCCAGTAACTGCCCCACTACCCCTGCACTCCACCCTCCCAGTAACTGGCCCACTACTCTGCACTCCACCCTCCCAGTAATTGCCCCACTACCCCTGCACTCCACCCTCCCAGTAATTGCCCCACTACCCCTGCACTCCACCCTCCCAGTAACTGCCCCACTACCCCTGCACTCCACCCTCCCAGTAACTGCTCCAACCCCACTCCACTGGACACCCCTCCCAGTAACTGCCCCAACCCCACTTCCTCTTGACACCTCTCTTCTCCCAGTAACTGCCTCAACCCTACCTTCCTGAGACAACACTCCCACCTAGTAACTGCCCCAAACCCACTTCACCTGACACCCCACACCACTAAAGGGATGTAGTGACATTatcagcagttgggatcccggcgatctggataccgactccggaatcccgaccgctgacaatgccgacagccggaatgccggctaaaaggggctattcccattcgtgggtgtccccaCTAACCTTATGCCCTCTAACTCACAGAAACTTATTAGCATAACAGAAAGAGAGAAGAAGCCCAGGGCCGTAATAATGtaatacagtaacatagtaattacTCTCACATAAAGTCACGGCCTGGTCTCTTTAATTACCCACAGTGTAATCACACTAAGGatttgggggatcattccgagttgattgctcgctgccgaatttcacagcgtagcgatcaggtttctactgcgcatgcatatgcaccgcaatgcgaacgcgcatcgtatgggtacaaagcagattgttgctgagcgggggttttaacgaagaatccattcgcatagccaatcgcaaggggattgacaggaagagggcgtttatgggtgtcaactgaccgttttctgggagtggtaggaaaaacacaggcgtgtccggggcGTTTGGAGGACGTCAATTCCGgctccaaaaagactgaagtgatcgcaagggctgagtaagtccagcgctactcagaaactgcacaaaatgtttttgagtTCCGCTGCAaagccgttcgcacacttgcaaagcgaaaatacactcccccgtgggcggcgactatgcgtttgcacggttgctaaaagtagctagcgagcgaccgACTTGGAATGACCCCACTGGTACAGAGGTTTGGGGCTGACCACTGTCAGAAAATAATACCTTCAAATCAGGTTTACTTTCATTGCCTGTAGCTAGGACAACACAGATGTACGGTATGATGGATGTAGTTACATTTAtagccagtgcacatctctaattgttttcagtaaaaaaaaaactacaataaaTCTGCTTAGAAGATAGTTGTCCAGACTGCTGGAATATGCATATCCCCTGTGACAGGTCCACATCTGCGGACATTTGTAGGAGTGGGAAAGTTTTGTACAAGCTCTTGCATGTCTCACAGTCACTGCCTCTGACCAAACTTTCCAGAGTCAAAACACAGTTGGGGTGAGAAGCTTGAACCATCGGTGCCATCAGCAGAAGCCTTAGAGGATAGGACAACTTCCGTCTTATACAATATGTTCCGTTCTCTTTCGCTTTCCTCCTGCTGCTGACAGTGACCGCCTTATCTGTCTCTGGCAGATTACTCCCTGAAAACTCCCTGGGCAGTCACCGCCTGGCTCTGCTGTGCTCAGGAAAATAAGAGCATGGTAAAAGGCAGGTTCATACTAGGAAACCTCAGAGGAATGCTCCGGCCTTTCAGGGGATGCAGTACATAATTCCTGGGACTGTAGGGGAGAGTGGCTCTTACTGTGAAAGCCGTGACACGTGTAATGTTTCTGTTTCTACAGGAATATGAGTTGTACGATAGAGAAGGTCCTGGCAGATGCAAAATCGTTGGTGGAGAGATTACGAGAACATGACGGTGCCGCAGAATCCCTTATTGAGCAGACGACCGTGCTCAACAAACGCGTAGAAGCTATGAAGCAGGTCTGTAATATTACACATTGGGAAGGGACCACAGAATTCTGTGGGGAAACATGAACTCGTTACGTTTTTACCACTATTGCATACAATATGTTAAGCTTTGCAGTGTTTTTTTTCTCTATGGCATCACTGCCCAAGTAGCAGAAGCCTCTATCCTGCACTGATGAGTCCCACACAGGGTGAAACAGTCTGTTTGTGGGTGAGATTCCCAGCCCTTGCCTGTATCATGTTCTGAGTACCCACAGGCTCAAATGGCTGCATAATAGTACATTTCataatgtatatagggggtcattccgagttgttcgctcactagctgtttttagcagccgtgcaaacgctatgccgcctcccactgggagtgtatgttagcttagcagaagtgcgaacgaaaggatcgcagagcggctacaaagttttcttGTGCAGTttgagagtagctcaatacctactcagcgcttgcgatcacttcagactgttcagttcttgttttgacgtcacaaacacgcccagccacgcctgcgtttttcctggcacgcctgcgttttttcgaacactccctgaaaatggtcagttgacacccaggcacgccctcttcctgtcaatcactctgaggccagcagtgcgactgaaaagcttcgctagaccctgtgtgaaactacatcgtttgttgtaatagtaaatCGCGCGTGTGCAtttcgccgcatgcgcagaagtgccgtttttttgcatcatcgctgcacagcgaatgaatgcagctagcgaacaactcggaatgacccccatagtcactagGAAGGCGTTATCAAATGTTGGCATAACTTGCCCCACTCCAACCCTTCTAGTGTCTGACTCGCACATTTTTACTCGCAGCCCTGGAAATTCTACACGTTCGGCGCACAGCTGTTCACAGCTGATTGGATTCCCCCCTAAATATAATCCGATTCAGACAAGTGTATCAAATATACAAAAATACATTGAATTTGTCACATATATTCACGCATTGCACTCTCGCCTTCACATCAAAGCGTTGCTCTTTACAGAACCGCCAGCGCTACAAACACCAACTTTGGCGCCAGAGACAGACCTAGTCTCTACCATTGTGTTATCAGCTGCAGGCGAAGAAGCCCTTTATGTCTTCGTGTTATATATACAGAACTTTACTGAGCCATATATGTAAACGCTATTAATAACGTAAAAGTGCTTCTTATAGTCACCTTGATCATAAAAAATAGATGACTATTCTAGCATATAAAGACCTGGATGAAAAGCACAGAAAGGAGCAATGAACGTGGAAACTCCAATAAAGGTTATTTGGAGAAACATCCACTGCCATTGAACCTACTGTATAAACCACACCTGCCAACGTAACTGAAGTGAATGGACCATTAATTCCACAAACGCAGCTAATTCTGACATTTATATAGTGATTGTTTTGGTTCCAGTACCAGGAGGAGATCCTGGAACTGAACGAGGTGGCGAGACACCGGCCGCGGTCTACGCTGGTCTTGGGGATCCAGCAGGAGAACCGGCAGATCAGAGAACTGCAGCAGGAGAATAAAGGTCAGTACCGGGGTTCTCCTTCCAGGGATCTGCATGATAGAGGTTCTATTATTTTTTCAGCGCTTAGCGTTCCTTTACTTTGAAGTGTGTCCAGTCATGTGACAATGCGGCAAAAATTGAACATTTTCCCCCATGGATATAGGCGGCCATATACATGAGCGCGCACTGGGAATACTGGAAAATCGTGCATGAAATGACACTCCTAATCACAGTAAATGTTCTGCTTTCCTTTGcatggacggatctagacttttcttttagggggggcagtttactgtttaatcttgactcctcccctctccagtcccaactcctcccatctgcaatcctaactcctcctctcaattcatgaaaaactgaactttttgagtgagactgagatagagctttgtgattgttctatgtacatgtgactgtgctgtggggtaattgtatttattagccctagtacccacacacctgcaagagaggggcaaatgctctgtaacccttgctctcctggctcctctgtgctgctgtggtacagGCCGCAGCacagcgttctgcctcaggctctccctggagagctctcttctgctcaaaaagtGGGCTTGGCTATGACTGTGTTGGGGTGGGTGGTCGCCCCCTTCACCTCCTTCTAAATCCGGCCCTGTTCCTTTGTCTATATTGAACGCCACATCCCATGTGTATCTACCCTTAATGCTATATATAATACATTGCTCACCTGGATTGTGTAATGAGAAACCCACATGCAGTGCCTAGCTGTCATTTTAATGCGTTTCCTACGTATAAAATGTATCTTCAATGTGCAATCTTTAATAGAGCTGCACACGTCTTTGGAAGAACACCAGTCTGCGCTGGAGCTGATCATGAGCAAGTACAGAGAGCAGATGTTCCGCCTACTGATGGCGAGCAAGAAAGACGACCCGGGGATAATTGTGAAACTGAAAGAGCAGCATTCCAAGGTACCCAGATTCCTGTACAGGTGTTGTCCCCGGTGTGGCTCATTAAGAGGCCGCTGGTCTGCAGGGGATGGATTACTGATTGGATTTGATTAGTGGGGATGACTTGGTTTGCGAAGGTCTGGTCGGGAAGTTCAGTCTTGCATGTCTTGCATGTTTTCTCGGTGCTAAAAATGAAATATAGTTTTATTTATTTCGTCATTAATTAGTCCTATTGTGCTGAAACAGCAGCATAGACCATCTTACAGCATCTCATTTCAGGATGCCTTTATTTTTATTAGGAATTACAAAGCCACATTGATAAAATCACTGAGATGACCGCGGTGATGAAGCAGGCAGTTGAAATGGATGAGCAGCGCGGTAACCTGGAACACGACCGAATCCTAAACCTTGAGGTACGTATTCCGTCTGTTGTTACACCCAACTGGCCTGACAAATGGGACATTACATTTACACCCCCATACTTACCCCGTTCCTGATGGCATGGCGTCTCCGGCTGAGAGTGTCCCGTCTCCCTAGCAGTGGGAGACGAGAGTAAATAATTATTTAGATATGCTGGGGAATGTTAGGGTAGAAGTGGCGAGAAATTGGTGACCATTGAAGGAAAGAAACGAGAGATAAAGGGCAGAGAGGAAACAAAGTTTCTAACCAAGTGTTCCTTGTGCAAGTCACATGTGATGTGTTTTAAAGTATT
Encoded proteins:
- the FGFR1OP2 gene encoding FGFR1 oncogene partner 2 isoform X2, whose translation is MSCTIEKVLADAKSLVERLREHDGAAESLIEQTTVLNKRVEAMKQYQEEILELNEVARHRPRSTLVLGIQQENRQIRELQQENKELHTSLEEHQSALELIMSKYREQMFRLLMASKKDDPGIIVKLKEQHSKELQSHIDKITEMTAVMKQAVEMDEQRGNLEHDRILNLEQENKGLREILQITRESFLSLRKEDALDNQSLSILVHSADLSLRKS
- the FGFR1OP2 gene encoding FGFR1 oncogene partner 2 isoform X1; its protein translation is MNMSCTIEKVLADAKSLVERLREHDGAAESLIEQTTVLNKRVEAMKQYQEEILELNEVARHRPRSTLVLGIQQENRQIRELQQENKELHTSLEEHQSALELIMSKYREQMFRLLMASKKDDPGIIVKLKEQHSKELQSHIDKITEMTAVMKQAVEMDEQRGNLEHDRILNLEQENKGLREILQITRESFLSLRKEDALDNQSLSILVHSADLSLRKS